A genomic stretch from Desulfurococcaceae archaeon MEX13E-LK6-19 includes:
- a CDS encoding MoxR family ATPase — MDFDEAYELASSMIKEIKKVIVGKDWEIIVSISALLSEGHVLIEGPPGAAKTLLAKSIARVIGGEFRRIQGNPDILPSDITGFHVYSLEGKRGELIKGPIFAHIVFFDELNRTPTRSQAALLEAMQEGYVTIDGIDYELPKPFMLIATEIPETISRGTYPLTLTLVDRFMVRLKTTYNPPEEEYLIVSKSDELDAINLNPVTNIDKVRELIKFIKQNIHVDERIVKYIVDLITYIRRHKDVATGLSHRASISLYRIVRSYALIEKRDYVIPDDIKKFAKVVLAHRILLSPEAEAEGLTPEDIVDEALNSVKVPKE, encoded by the coding sequence ATGGATTTTGATGAGGCATACGAACTTGCATCATCTATGATTAAAGAAATAAAGAAAGTAATTGTAGGTAAAGATTGGGAAATAATTGTATCAATATCAGCTCTACTTAGTGAAGGACATGTACTTATTGAAGGTCCTCCAGGAGCAGCTAAAACTCTTCTTGCTAAAAGTATAGCGCGTGTAATTGGAGGTGAATTTAGGAGAATACAAGGCAATCCAGACATACTACCTAGTGATATAACAGGGTTCCATGTCTATTCTCTTGAAGGGAAACGTGGAGAACTAATAAAAGGACCTATATTTGCACACATTGTCTTCTTCGACGAGCTTAACCGTACACCAACACGCTCTCAAGCAGCATTACTTGAGGCAATGCAAGAAGGATATGTTACCATCGATGGAATAGACTACGAATTACCTAAACCCTTTATGTTGATAGCTACAGAAATTCCTGAAACAATAAGTCGTGGTACATATCCTCTAACTTTAACACTTGTTGATAGATTTATGGTGAGATTAAAGACAACATATAATCCCCCTGAAGAAGAATACTTAATCGTTAGCAAATCTGATGAACTAGATGCTATTAACCTTAACCCTGTTACCAATATAGATAAAGTTCGTGAGCTCATCAAGTTTATTAAGCAAAACATTCATGTTGACGAGAGGATCGTGAAATATATTGTCGATTTAATAACCTATATCCGTAGACATAAGGATGTTGCAACGGGATTAAGTCACCGTGCATCGATAAGCTTGTATCGTATAGTACGATCGTATGCATTGATTGAGAAAAGAGACTATGTTATACCCGATGACATAAAGAAGTTTGCTAAAGTAGTTCTTGCGCATAGGATTTTACTAAGTCCGGAGGCCGAGGCTGAGGGACTTACCCCTGAAGATATTGTTGATGAGGCACTTAATAGTGTAAAGGTGCCTAAAGAGTGA